The Centroberyx gerrardi isolate f3 chromosome 19, fCenGer3.hap1.cur.20231027, whole genome shotgun sequence genome has a segment encoding these proteins:
- the LOC139907736 gene encoding oxidation resistance protein 1-like, producing the protein MFSIKRLCRKSQSVDLPDFPLKDPPSSLVTKAMDSVVAVTTEEQQNSSTDQRLRSGPRRGELKRGFTIDEGQKIQRDRADGRRRMGFQRPAGTMEYRVESRDTLNSISLKFDTTPNELVTLNKLFSRAVVPGKVLYVPDPDFVSSAESSPSLSPISPLCKTTLPISPLSPTASKPDLGQLPPRPVTLDCSMLKEEEKFLKISCKYITDRQRRGCDPFGIMAALEEVMSVAVCTEVTDPGVRGQVPHDLELPLPTADPGPMTRVDSGMRANESVSSTEASLSEDVFPESEVSLLEDDNAEPTHRTPSQHATGQNAWKHPGLQQASSSGDSGQWGQWTVGTVDSVDSGQWGQCGQFGQFGQCGQWTVWTVWSVDSGDSGQCGQCTVWTVDSVDSVQCGQWTVWTVYSVDSGQWGQCGQFGQFGQCGQWTVWTVWSVRTVQTVWAVRTVRTGWTVRTVDSVDSADSLDSGQWTVWTVWAVDSADSVGSADSADRVDSVDSGQCRQCGQCRQCGQCGVPQGSVMEPAVLSLFGCISYRCYTDDTVWTVDSGQWGQCGQCGQWTVWTVDSGDSVDSGQWGQWTVGTVGTVDAVWTVDSVDSVDSGQWGQCGQWTVGTVDSGDSGDSGQWTVWTVDSGDSGDSVGSGQCGQWTVGTVWTVDSGDSGQWGQWGQWGQWTQCGQWTVWTVWTVDSVDSADTAAAGPDQQGTEPTGEEDLESEPKPKPKPEPHSELEPEPELGPEPDDVPSVHLKQSDQSDQLRMLRTQSANQQPDGGQLTTSEDSIGNQEEREKEAGSREETRRRKELRFLCVRVGRPMMKTFVSASSAAMQRYAQQHRNTYQYWFAMPAERSDQLLSFFIHWSPDSFTEEAGPAGRQRGFVVVKKNQEAEPGSDQPPVPDITSKDWEVVSTAEYQRRVDALNSENLQALCRRLQISTKQDSSQQFCSGRSDLESDLFRPTLSDSSDLLTSEHIQELAKHLPPRTIGYSWMLAFSTANHGSSIKTLYRNMAGLDTPILMVVKDRDAQVFGALASEPLKVSDCFYGTGETFLFSFCPQFEVFKWTGDNMFFLKGDMDSLAFGGGGGEFGLWLDGDLYHGRSNPCRTFGNPRLTQREDFVLQDLEIWAFH; encoded by the exons ATGTTCAGCATTAAACG acTATGCAGGAAGTCCCAGTCGGTGGACCTTCCTGATTTCCCGCTCAAAGACCCGCCCTCCTCGCTCGTAACCAAGGCAATGGACAGCGTGGTCGCCGTGACGACGGAGGAGCAGCAGAACAGTTCCACCGATCAGAGGCTCCGAAGCGGCCCACGGCGAGGAGAGCTGAAGAGAGGCTTCACGATTG ATGAAGGACAGAAGATTCAGAGAGACAGGGCGGACGGACGAAGGAGGATGGGTTTCCAACGACCAGCAGGAACCATGGAGtacagg GTGGAGTCCAGAGACACTCTGAACAGCATCTCTCTGAAGTTCGACACAACGCCCAACGAGCTGGTGACACTCAACAAGCTGTTCTCCAGAGCCGTGGTGCCAgggaag gttcTGTATGTTCCAGATCCAGActttgtttccagtgcagagagttctccctctctgtctcccatcaGCCCCCTTTGTAAGACTACATTACCCATCAGCCCCCTCTCCCCGACCGCCTCGAAGCCTGACCTGGGCCAG CTGCCCCCCCGCCCCGTCACACTGGACTGCTCCATgttgaaggaggaagagaagttCCTGAAGATCAGCTGCAAATACATTACTGACAGACAG CGGCGAGGCTGTGACCCGTTCGGCATCATGGCCGCTCTGGAGGAAGTGATGTCAGTGGCCGTGTGCACCGAGGTCACCGAccccggggtcagaggtcaggtccCACA cGACCTGGAGCTGCCTCTGCCCACTGCAGATCCCGGTCCAATGACACGCGTGGACTCAGGCATGCGAGCCAATGAGAGCGTCAGCTCTACTGAAGCCTCGCTGTCCGAAGACGTTTTCCCCGAGTCGGAGGTCTCACTCCTTGAAGATGACAACGCTGAACCGACGCATCGCACACCTTCCCAGCATGCCACAGGGCAGAACGCCTGGAAACACCCAGGACTCCAGCAGGCCTCCAGCAG TGGGGACAGTGGACAGTGGGGACAGTGGACAGTGGGGACAGTGGACAGTGTGGACAGTGGACAGTGGGGACAGTGTGGACAGTTTGGACAGTTTGGACAGTGCGGACAGTGGACAGTGTGGACAGTGTGGTCAGTGGACAGTGGGGACAGTGGACAGTGTGGACAGTGTACAGTGTGGACAGTGGACAGTGTGGACAGTGTACAGTGTGGACAGTGGACAGTGTGGACAGTGTACAGTGTGGACAGTGGACAGTGGGGACAGTGTGGACAGTTTGGACAGTTTGGACAGTGCGGACAGTGGACAGTGTGGACAGTGTGGTCAGTACGGACAGTGCAGACAGTGTGGGCAGTACGGACAGTGCGGACAGGGTGGACAGTGCGGACAGTGGACAGTGTGGACAGTGCGGACAGTTTGGACAGTGGACAGTGGACAGTGTGGACAGTATGGGCAGTGGACAGTGCAGACAGTGTGGGCAGTGCGGACAGTGCAGACAGGGTGGACAGTGTGGACAGTGGACAGTGCAGACAGTGCGGACAGTGCAGACAGTGCGGACAGTGTGGAGTCCCCCAGGGCTCCGTTATGGAGCCTGCTGTATTATCTTTATTTGGCTGTATTTCTTACCGTTGTTACACAGACGACACAGTGTGGACAGTGGACAGTGGACAGTGGGGACAGTGTGGACAGTGTGGGCAGTGGACAGTGTGGACAGTGGACAGTGGGGACAGTGTGGACAGTGGACAGTGGGGACAGTGGACAGTGGGGACAGTGGGGACAGTGGACGCAGTGTGGACAGTGGACAGTGTGGACAGTGTGGACAGTGGACAGTGGGGACAGTGTGGACAGTGGACAGTGGGGACAGTGGACAGTGGGGACAGTGGGGACAGTGGACAGTGGACAGTGTGGACAGTGGACAGTGGGGACAGTGGGGACAGTGTGGGCAGTGGACAGTGTGGACAGTGGACAGTGGGGACAGTGTGGACAGTGGACAGTGGGGACAGTGGACAGTGGGGACAGTGGGGACAGTGGGGACAGTGGACGCAGTGTGGACAGTGGACAGTGTGGACAGTGTGGACAGTGGACAGTGTGGACAGTGCGGACA ctgcagcagctggtccAGACCAGCAGGGGACAGAGCCAACAGGGGAGGAAGACTTGGAATcagaaccaaaaccaaaaccaaaaccagaACCACACTCAGAACtggaaccagaaccagaactgGGACCAGAACCGGATGATGTTCCTTCTGTTCACCTGAAgcagtctgaccagtctgaccagCTCAGGATGCTGAGGAcccaatcagccaatcagcagccagacGGAGGTCAGCTGACCACCAGTGAGGATAGCATAGGCAATCAGGAGGAGCGTGAGAAGGAAGCAGGAAGTAGAGAAG agacaaggaggaggaaggagctgAGGTTCCTGTGTGTTCGTGTCGGTCGTCCAATGATGAAGACGTTTGTTTCGGCGTCCAGCGCCGCCATGCAGCGCTATGCCCAGCAGCACCGCAACACATACCAGTACTGGTTTGCCATGCCGGCAGAGag GTCGGACCAGCTGCTCTCCTTCTTCATCCACTGGAGTCCAGACAGCTTcactgagga GGCGGGGCCAGCGGGTCGCCAGAGGGGATTTGTGGTCGTCAAGAAGAACCAGGAGGCGGAGCCTGGGTCGGACCAACCACCAGTACCTGACATCACCTCCAAAGactgggag GTGGTGTCTACAGCAGAGTACCAGCGGCGGGTCGACGCTCTGAACAGCGAGAACCTGCAGGCGCTCTGCAGGCGACTACAG atcTCCACCAAGCAGGACTCCAGTCAGCAGTTTTGTTCTGGAAGatctgatctggagtcagatCTGTTCAGACCGACGCTGAGCGACTCCAGTGACCTGCTGACCTCTGAGCACATCCAGGAg CTGGCCAAGCACCTCCCCCCTCGTACGATTGGCTACTCGTGGATGTTGGCGTTCAGCACCGCCAACCACGGCTCGAGCATCAAGACGCTTTACCGCAACATGGCCGGCCTGGACACGCCCATCCTGATGGTGGTGAAGGACCGGGACgcacag gtgtttGGAGCTCTGGCCTCGGAGCCTCTCAAAGTCTCTGATTGTTTTTATGGAACTGGAGAAACTTTCCTGTTCAGCTTCTGCCCGCAGTTTGAG gtgtTTAAGTGGACAGGAGACAACATGTTCTTCCTGAAAGGAGACATGGACAGTCTGGCGTTTGGAGGAGGAGG aggGGAGTTTGGTTTGTGGTTGGACGGAGATCTTTATCACGGCCGGTCAAATCCCTGCCGGACCTTCGGGAATCCTCGTCTGACTCAGAGAGAAGACTTCGTCCTGCAGGACCTCGAGATCTGGGCTTTCCACTAG
- the LOC144542949 gene encoding coiled-coil domain-containing protein 127-like, with product MEVKIRRNQADIVQAELKKLEDLLVQRQHLFCSRKTPRSRRRLVETDIMEKASAFELLIPDMKTSLEKIFTEDRSCGSCLSYLWTGDKTQNGQMMWDFLKEWKSQLDRQKN from the coding sequence ATGGAGGTGAAGATCAGGAGAAACCAGGCAGACATCGTCCAGGCTGAGCTGAAGAAGCTGGAGGATCTGCTGGTGCAGAGACAGCATCTGTTCTGCAGCAGAAAAACCCCCCGCTCCCGCCGCCGACTCGTGGAAACGGACATCATGGAGAAGGCTTCTGCGTTTGAGCTCCTGATCCCCGACATGAAAACTAGTCTGGAGAAAATCTTCACAGAAGATCGCAGCTGCGGTTCCTGCCTCTCGTACCTCTGGACCGGAGATAAGACGCAGAACGGACAGATGATGTGGGATTTCCTGAAGGAGTGGAAGAGTCAGCTGGACAGACAAAAAAACTAA